GAAGAGGAGGTCCTGTGCATAGGGCGAAATCAATGGTGGTGATGCCCGTTTCGGCGGCGTTGCTGTTGTCCGGCTGCGCTGGCTGGGGCGGTGGCGTCGGCGGAGGCGGCTCCAACACGATCAATGTGCTGATGGTCAACAACCCGCAGATGGTTGATCTGCAGAAGTTGGCGCCAGAGTTCACGAAGGAGACCGGGATCAAGGTCAACTTCACCGTCCTCCCGGAGAACGACCTGCGCGATAAAGCCAGCCAGGAGTTCTCGAGCCAGGCCGGTCAGTACGACGTGGCGACGCTGAGCAACTTTGAGATTCCGATCTACGCCAAGAGTGGCTGGGTCGCACCAATGAACGCGTTCACCAAACGCGACAAAGAGTTCGACCAAGGCGACATCCTGGAGCCGATGCGCAAGGCGCTGTCGGTTGACGGCGAGGTCTACGGCCAGCCTTTCTACGGCGAGTCCTCGTTCATGATGTATCGCAAGGACGTCTTCGCCGCCAAGGGCGTCACGATGCCCAAGAACCCCACGTGGACTCAAGTCGCCGATATCGCGAAGAAGGTCGACCGAGCCGAGCGCGGTATGCGCTCCATCTGTCTGCGCGGTCAGCCCGGATGGGGCCAGTTGTTTGCGCCGTTAACCACCGTGGTCAATACCTTCGGTGGCACCTGGTTCGACAAAGAGTGGAACGCCAAGGTCGACGACAAGGGCTTCACCGACGCCACCAAGTTCTATGTGGATCTCACCCGCAAGCATGGACCGGCTGGCGCACCTCAGGCCGGATTCACCGAGTGCCTCAACAACATGACGCAGGGCAACGTGGCCATGTGGTACGACGCCACGTCGGCCGCAGGATCGCTCGAGGCGGCGAGCTCCCCGGTCAAGGGCAAGATCGGCTACGTGCCAGCGCCTGTGATGAAGACTGACAGCTCAGGCTGGCTCTTTGCCTGGGCGTGGGCCATCGAGCAGGCCAGCCCCAAGAAGTCGCAGGCCTGGAAGTTCGTCTCCTGGGCGAGTTCCAAGAAATACGAGAACCTGGTCGGCGAAGAACTCGGGTGGAGCAAAGTCCCCTCGGGCAAGCGCACCTCGACCTATGCCAACCCGCGCTACCTCAAGGAAGCCGGTGCCTTCTCGGCGGCGACGAGGAAGGCGATCGAGAGCGCGGATCCGAATAATCCAGGCGTCCAGCCCAGACCTGCGCCCGGGATCCAGTTCGTCACCATCCCGGAGTTCCCCTCACTCGGGACACAGCTCAGTCAGGAGATCTCTTCGGCGATCGCCGGTCGTAAGACCGTGGACGAGGCCCTCGGCCTTGGTCAAGATCTCGCGAAAGACGTGGCAAAGCCCTATCAGGAGAGGGAAGGGAAATGACCGCTGCCACTCAAGAAGAACGCACCGACACCGCCCCGTCGACGCCCAGCCCGGCGCTGAGCAAGGCTGGCCGGTGGGCTCGACGGGCGCCCCTGCTTCCGGCGCTCATCTTCCTCATCGTGGTCACCCAGTTGCCCTTCATCGGGACGCTCATCGTGTCCTTTATGGACTGGAACGCTTACTACCCCAACGATCGTGGCTTCGCCGGTTTCGGAAACTTCGTCACCGTCCTGACCGACGTCAACGCCCGTAAGGCGATTTTCGTCACCGTCGTGTTGACCACGACCGTCGTGTTGACGTCACTGCTCTTGGGGCTAGGAATCGCGCTTCTCCTGGACCGCAAGTTCCGCGGGCGCGGTGTGGTCCGAACGCTCATGATCACGCCATTCCTGGTCGTCCCCGTGGCTGCGGCGCTGCTGTGGAAGCACGCGCTCTACAACCCCGAGTACGGCCTCTTTAACGGCATGCTCACGATGATCTTCGGCGACAACGCTCCACAGCCGGACTGGATCACGAATAATCCGCTGATCGCGATCGGCGCAGCGATTGTCTGGCAGTGGACTCCGTTCATGATGCTCATCTTGCTGGCCGGCCTGCAGAGCCGACCGCTAGATGTGGTGGAGGCCGCCCGGATCGACGGGGCGTCGCCGTGGCAGATCTTCACCCACATGACGCTCCCGCACCTGCGGCCGTACTTGGAGTTGTCCGGACTTCTCGGGGCGATTTACGTGGTGCAGAACTTCGACCATGTATTCACCATCACCTCAGGTGGGCTCGGCACGGCCAACCTGCCGTACTACATCTACCAAACGTTCTACACGGCGCTTGATTACGGCCGTGCGTCCGCTGCCGGAGTCGTCGTGGTGCTCGGCACCATCATCATCGCGACGTTCGCCTTGAGGACGGTCTTGAGCTTGTTCCAGGAGGAGTCGCGATGAGCACCATGACGAGGGCCCGTAAGCCTGCAGCCCCATCGGAGGTCAAGAAGCCACGGTCGGGGATCTTCCTCACCCTGCTGGCCTGGTTCATCGGACTGGCCTTTGTGTTGCCTGTGGTGTGGATGGTCCTGACCTCCTTTCACAGCGAAGAGGACGCGGCCAGCAACCCGCCCGCCATCGTCGCGCCATTGAGCCTGGACGGGTTCAAGTCGTTCTTCGACTCCAACCCGTGGCCGCCGCTGTTGAACTCGATGACCGCGAGCGTGGTGTCGACGATCCTGGTGCTGATTCTGGCCCTGCCGGCGGCGTACGCCCTGTCAATTAAGCCGGTCGAGAAGTGGAGCGACGTCATGTTCTTCTTCTTGTCGACCAAGTTCCTCCCGATCGTGGCCGGTGTCCTCCCGATCTATCTCATTGCGCAGAACTTGCACATGCTGGACAACATCGGGTTCTTGATCATTCTGTACACCGGCATGAACCTGCCGATTGCGGTGTGGATGTTGCGCTCATTCTTGGCTGAGGTCCCGGTCGAGATGCTGGAGGCCGCCCAGGTCGATGGGGCGAGTGTCACGCGTACGCTCCGCGAAATTGTCGCGCCGGTCATCATGCCGGGCATCGCGGCTGCTGCGCTGATCTGCTTCATCTTCTCGTGGAACGAGTTGCTGCTGGCCCGCGTGCTGACCAGCACGACGGCACAGACCGCGCCGGTCTTCTTGACTGGTTTTGTGACCAGTCAAGGACTCTTCCTGGCCAAGGTCTGCGCGGCCTCGCTGGTGGTGTCGCTGCCGGTTCTTGCGGCAGGATTCGCAGCACAGGACAAACTGGTCCAGGGTCTTTCGATGGGAGCTGTTCGCTGATGAATGCGCCGATTACCTTGTCTAACAAGGCGCTTGGTGACTTGCCCGGGAACGTGCAACAGCCGGCATACGACCGCTCCGCGGTCACCGCGGGCATCGTGCATTTTGGCGTCGGCGGCTTCCATCGTGCCCACCAGGCGATGTACGTCGATGCCCTGATGAACGAAGGCGAGGGCTTGGACTGGGGCATCGTCGGGGTAGGCGTGCTGCCCCACGACGAGCGCATCGTCGACACCCTGAATGCTCAGGACGGGCTCTACACCTTGGTGCAGAAGTCTCCTGACGGGGCGCTCGAGGCGCGGGTGATCGGGAGCATCCAGCGCATGTTGCTCGCGCCTCGTGACCCGGAAGCCGTCCTGAACACGATGACTGACCCCGCTATCCGAATCGTGTCGCTCACGATTACCGAGGGCAGTTATCTGCTTAATCAGGCCACCGGCGAGTTCGACGGGGAGCACCCCTCGATCCAGGCTGAACTGCAGCCCGGTTCGACCCCGGCGACCGCATTTGGCTTCATCGTGGAGGCACTCCAACGGCGCCGTGCCGCGGGGACTGCGCCGTTCACCGTGATGTCCTGCGACAACCTGCCCGGTAACGGTGACGTCGCGCGCAAGACGATGACGGCGTATGCCCGCCTGAAGGACGCAGATCTGGCGGACTGGATGCTCGAGCACGTGGCCTTTCCCAATGGCATGGTCGACCGCATCACACCGGTCACCACACCGCAGGACATCGAGAAGACAGCCGAGTTGGGTGTGACTGATGGGTGGCCGGTGGTGTGTGAGCCGTTCACCCAGTGGGTGTTGGAGGATCACTTCACCTCAGGGCGGCCCGCATTCGAACGGGTCGGCGTCCAGGTCGTCGACGATGTTGTGCCCTATGAGTTGATGAAACTTCGACTGCTGAACGCCAGCCACCAGGCGCTGTGCTACTTGGGGTATCTGGCGGGCTACCGGTATGCCCACGAGGTGTGCCAAGACGAGCTGTTCGTGGAGTTCCTGGGGGGCTACATGCGGGGCGAGGGCGTACCGACCCTGCCTGAGGTCCCGGGAGTGGACCTCGACGCCTACGCGACGACCTTGGTTGAGAGGTTCGCCAACCCTCAGGTCAGGGACACGCTGGCCCGGTTGTGCGCTGAGAGTTCCGACCGCATTCCGAAGTGGCTCGTACCGGTGATTCGGGAGAACCTGGATCAAGGGCGAGTTCCGGAACGCTCGGCGCTCGTGGTCGCGGCGTGGGCTCGGTATGCCGAGGGTGTCGACGAGGCGGGGGAGTCGATTGACATCGTGGATCACCGCAAGGATGCCGTGATGGCGGCCGCGGCAGCTCGCGGCGACGATCCGCTGTCGTTCCTGCGGGACACCACGTTGTTCGGCGACCTGGCCGATCGTCCCGAGTTCACCGCGGCCTATCTGCGCCACCTCGACTCACTGCATGAGCACGGGGCACGGGCTACGACCGAACGGGTTGTCGCGACTCTGCGAGACTGACGCTGAACTGTGGTCGTGCCGATGAGAGGCCGGGTGTGATGGGTCGAATGGTTGCTGGAGTCGATTCGTCGACCCAGTCCTGCAAAGTTGTGGTGTGTGACGCCGAGACCGGCACGGTGCTTCGCGAAGGGCGAGCTGCCCACCCGGACGGTACGGCGATCGATGCTGGTCGGTGGTGGGAGGCGTACCAGTTGGCCACCGCTGATGGCCTCCTCGACGGCGTCGAAGCAATCTCGGTTGCTGGCCAGCAACACGGCATGGTCACTCTCGACGATGACGACGAGTTGGTGCGCGATGCGCTGCTCTGGAACGACACCCGGTCAGCAGACGCCGCAACGGATCTGATTGACGAGTTCGGTGGTGCTTCGTTCTGGGCCGGAGCGGTGGGATTGATTCCGGTGGCAAGTTTCACCGTGAGCAAGGTGCGGTGGCTCGCCGAGCATGAGCCCAAGAATGCCGAAAAGGTACGCACCGTCGTTCTGCCCCACGACTGGCTCACTGGTCGAATCCTTCAGGAAGGCAACGGTTTTCAGCGCTGGACCACAGACCGCGGAGACGCTTCGGGAACCGGCTACTGGTCAGCGCGCGAAGGTGAATATCGCCCGGAGATCGTGCGCGCGGCGTTCGGTCGGGAACTGAACCTTCCCGAAGTCTTGGGGCCAA
This genomic window from Demetria terragena DSM 11295 contains:
- a CDS encoding ABC transporter substrate-binding protein, producing the protein MVVMPVSAALLLSGCAGWGGGVGGGGSNTINVLMVNNPQMVDLQKLAPEFTKETGIKVNFTVLPENDLRDKASQEFSSQAGQYDVATLSNFEIPIYAKSGWVAPMNAFTKRDKEFDQGDILEPMRKALSVDGEVYGQPFYGESSFMMYRKDVFAAKGVTMPKNPTWTQVADIAKKVDRAERGMRSICLRGQPGWGQLFAPLTTVVNTFGGTWFDKEWNAKVDDKGFTDATKFYVDLTRKHGPAGAPQAGFTECLNNMTQGNVAMWYDATSAAGSLEAASSPVKGKIGYVPAPVMKTDSSGWLFAWAWAIEQASPKKSQAWKFVSWASSKKYENLVGEELGWSKVPSGKRTSTYANPRYLKEAGAFSAATRKAIESADPNNPGVQPRPAPGIQFVTIPEFPSLGTQLSQEISSAIAGRKTVDEALGLGQDLAKDVAKPYQEREGK
- a CDS encoding carbohydrate ABC transporter permease, which produces MTAATQEERTDTAPSTPSPALSKAGRWARRAPLLPALIFLIVVTQLPFIGTLIVSFMDWNAYYPNDRGFAGFGNFVTVLTDVNARKAIFVTVVLTTTVVLTSLLLGLGIALLLDRKFRGRGVVRTLMITPFLVVPVAAALLWKHALYNPEYGLFNGMLTMIFGDNAPQPDWITNNPLIAIGAAIVWQWTPFMMLILLAGLQSRPLDVVEAARIDGASPWQIFTHMTLPHLRPYLELSGLLGAIYVVQNFDHVFTITSGGLGTANLPYYIYQTFYTALDYGRASAAGVVVVLGTIIIATFALRTVLSLFQEESR
- a CDS encoding carbohydrate ABC transporter permease, which encodes MSTMTRARKPAAPSEVKKPRSGIFLTLLAWFIGLAFVLPVVWMVLTSFHSEEDAASNPPAIVAPLSLDGFKSFFDSNPWPPLLNSMTASVVSTILVLILALPAAYALSIKPVEKWSDVMFFFLSTKFLPIVAGVLPIYLIAQNLHMLDNIGFLIILYTGMNLPIAVWMLRSFLAEVPVEMLEAAQVDGASVTRTLREIVAPVIMPGIAAAALICFIFSWNELLLARVLTSTTAQTAPVFLTGFVTSQGLFLAKVCAASLVVSLPVLAAGFAAQDKLVQGLSMGAVR
- a CDS encoding mannitol dehydrogenase family protein; this encodes MNAPITLSNKALGDLPGNVQQPAYDRSAVTAGIVHFGVGGFHRAHQAMYVDALMNEGEGLDWGIVGVGVLPHDERIVDTLNAQDGLYTLVQKSPDGALEARVIGSIQRMLLAPRDPEAVLNTMTDPAIRIVSLTITEGSYLLNQATGEFDGEHPSIQAELQPGSTPATAFGFIVEALQRRRAAGTAPFTVMSCDNLPGNGDVARKTMTAYARLKDADLADWMLEHVAFPNGMVDRITPVTTPQDIEKTAELGVTDGWPVVCEPFTQWVLEDHFTSGRPAFERVGVQVVDDVVPYELMKLRLLNASHQALCYLGYLAGYRYAHEVCQDELFVEFLGGYMRGEGVPTLPEVPGVDLDAYATTLVERFANPQVRDTLARLCAESSDRIPKWLVPVIRENLDQGRVPERSALVVAAWARYAEGVDEAGESIDIVDHRKDAVMAAAAARGDDPLSFLRDTTLFGDLADRPEFTAAYLRHLDSLHEHGARATTERVVATLRD